The genomic stretch TATTCTCTTTTTTGGATTTATTTCTATTCTTAAGCAATGTTATCATATTCAGATGGTGATGACATTTTCATTGGCAATATCTTAAAACATTgacacataaaacataaaacactcAAGTGATAAAggagaaaatgtgttgttttatttacatttgaggGATATGAATCTTTATCAGGAGCACATTAGGACTGtatcaaattattattttcattattgattattctctctattttcacaattaatcattTACTCTAAAATGTGTGAACAATGCTCTTCACAGAGTCTAAATCCCAAATACTTTTCATTTATTAtcacaaatgtcaaagaaaagcagcaaatcctcacatagAAGAAGCAggaaccaacaaatgtttgacatttttgcttggaaATGACTTTAACTGACTAAAATGACTTCATCAATTATTAAAAAGTctgtatttaattgtttttcaatCAACTAATCATGGCAGCTCTACACCTAGTATGAAATTTAGACAGGACAAACCCCTGACTATGGACTACCAAGTGAGGAATTTGAATAAACTGCATGTCAAGTGTCACCTGCGTAGGGGACTACAGATCTCCGAGGGGAATGATTTCTTCGTTGATAAAAAACTCAATGGTCTCCTCCTCCCAGTCGTCCACGTTGCTGTCCAGCTCGTCAGTGTCCACTcctgaaagacagaaacaaatgtCAGCCATTTTTTCTACATTTAAGCTTAGGAAAAGTGGAGGAAGACGAGCCAAGGTTAAGGGATCCCACCTCCTCTGAGCTCGAGGCGGATGCTCTTCTGTTCTAGATGGGTCTCCTGCGCCTGCTCCCTGTAGCGACGATAGTCCTCCATCATGGACCTGCGCTTGTCCACCAGCTCCTactcaaacacacgcacatcACACATTCAGCTTCATGGCAGCTTGTACCGATTTTATTACTAAAATATCTGATCTTAAAAAAACCCATGTCTTGAGCTTTATTATTACAGTACAAAGTGAGAGAATACTGAATCACAACTTAAAATGTGTTCAGTCTGAGGACAAGtaccaaaaatgacaaatgacacaGATGTGATGCATCTggatcagtaaaaaaaaacaaaacaagcaagaCAAACCTTAGAAGCCTTGGACTGGCTCAGACGATCCTTCTGCTCAAAGATCTTTGAGTATTTCTTCAGATCCTTCTTGATCATCTGAAAGAGGCAGAGGGATATTAGGGATAAGTATGACTAATACAATATCAAGTACGTGTTGCACCAGTACACAGGATGTTGTAGATGCGAGCCTCAGATCAGAGTTAGAATCAGGAGCCGCAGTGCAGCTCTCATACGAGGTGTCAGAAAAGTTATTTAGTTTGTCATCACTGGCTCCACAGATACAGGAAACTATACCACGTATTCCACCAAACACTTCGAGTATACTGCCCTTGTAAAACACTTTCGCTCTCGCTtctgaatgttttgtgtttgttcttccGACTTCAGCTGACTCTGGTTGCTCTGATTCTCTCTGGATCAATCACTGATGTTCACTGTTTTCACTCCACCGTTTTTCATCCACAGAAATATGAAAACTGTTCTAATGTGCAGCCAACTACGCTGAACTGTTTGGTGGAAACAATGCTTTGTATTACTAAAACAGTACCTTGATCTCGTCTGCACTGAGCAGGGTGGGAGGCCTGGGTCGCCAGAGCAGCTGACAGAAGCGGTCCTTGTTGTTCTTCTGAAGAAGACGGCCCTGGAATGTCCACAGCCAGTAGGCATTgtccacctacacacacacaaacaaaaaaacacaaggtggAGGGAAAATGATTTGAGTGAATTTCCAAACCATCACTGGTGAATTGTTCTggcaggaaaaggaaaataaagagtATTTCTGGCGCCGAGGAGCAGCATGTACCTTGTGGCTCCACCAGGAGACAGAGGTGACAACATAGCGACCAGTCGGGTCCCACTCCACATCAGAGGCCATGTAGTGCTCTGCTATGTTCATCATGGTGCAGTCTGACGTGTCCACAAAGGCGAGAGCTCCGTTCATGCTGCACACACAGGAAAAGAGAAGATTatccaaacacaaaaagacattcATCTGAAATGACAAATACAAGTGCAAATACACAATACATTGAGCCTCAGATCAGAGTTAGAATCAGGAGCTTAGCTCTCATACGAGGTGTCAGAAAAGTTATTTAGTTTGTCATCAGTGGCTTCTTGTGTCTGCaacactcacacaaagacaTGCGGTTTTAACTGACCTCCTGAGTCCAGCCAGCACCAAAAACTGTCCCTGGGGGCTCCAGAAGATGCTGTTGGCCTGCTGCTTGTCAAACATCTCTGTAGAAAAAAGGACAATGTGTCACATTCAGTGGACTGTGCAACAGTAGTTTCAATACGAGAGTTGGGACATCTGTCGAATCTACTCACTTATGAGCTCGATCTTGCCGTTGTTTTTCACATGATAGAAGGAGACGCTGATTCTGGGAACCTCTCCGTGGAGAACGGCAAACTTGCTGCCGTTGGGCTCCCACGCAAATGCTATGATGCCCTCTGGAAAGATGGACACAAATGATACATAAGTCTTTGATTTTTCTACAGGGGACGATCAGTGTTACTTTGTGcgtttttttcacattcttacCCTTCATCTCCACCACATCAACAGGAACCTGCTTCTCTCTCATGCGGAAGATTTCAAAGTTGGTGACCACACCCTGAAAAAGattgataaacacattttagcaTTTGATTTTTACCAGCGAGCTCCCAGCTGTTTGCCCTCATTTTCCAAACATCTACCTGTGTTCCCTTCGGAGTCCTGTCCACTTTCACGCACAGGTAATCTCCATTTCGCTGCCAGTGCAGTTTGCAGTCGACAACATTGAAGAGGTTGCGGACACGGATCTCCTGACGGGAAGGCATCTGCATCAGAGTCACTCTGGCTGGGATATCTTTGTCCTCAGGAACCCAGAATGCTATGATGTTGTCACCAGGAGACCATGAGAAGTCCCTGTAGATACAAAACACAGATTCTAGTTAATATCCCTGAAGAGTTGCCACAATTTTAAGCATGCAATTACAAGAAACAATATCATAAAAGCAAGGACTCTTACTTGATCCCGGTAATCTTGAGACTCTTCTTGTCGAGCAGGCCCATAGACTGAAAGAAGCAGAAACGTAGATTTATTGTCACATTCacacttaaaataaatacaactatacatatatatatttttgaagtCTGCTTACTGGAGTCTCATAGATGCTCAGAGTGTCTGTGGTCATCCTGGCAAAGAACTTTCCATCATGGCTCCACCTGTTGTTCACAAATGTTCCATTATAATATATTCAGTTAGTGAAACAGCAGCAGATGTgagaaggaggtagaggagaCAGAAAAGGACAAAGAAGCACAAGAGTACTGACTTGAATATGGGCCAGTGTGCAGAGCTCTCGCAGTGGAAACCTCTCTTCTTCTGCCCAGTCAGAATGTCCCAGATGATGATGGCCTGTGGGTCCTCCTTGGTGTCCAACAGTGGACTGAAGGTCACCACATACCTGGAAAGCATCACAACCACACATGGAGCTTCTTATCAATATGTTAAGCTTATTTACTTAATAGTTTTGAACCAGTATCTTCAGTATCTGGATCAAGCAGCTCGTGAAAAAATAAGCCAGATACTCTGCTGCATTAAATAGCACAAGATAAAACCGACTCATGTTAATCAAGTAGAAAATCTTTTGCTTTCAGACTCAAGAAAGACATATTTGATAAATGTTGGGAGGGATGAATTGAGTTTATCGACCTCGACATCAAGTAAAAGACCATCAGTTATACTGttgtttggtttaaaacaaaaaatgtccaATATAAAAGACACTTTGTATCCGTTGACTTTCAACTAAATAAAAATCtcttttaaaaactaaaactctCCATACTTATCTATATTTTGccataaagaataaaaataataaataatggtGTAAAATacaaaggaaataaataataGGAGGACTATGTTTCGGTGCATTTCGCCTTTGGATGCAACAGACGAATAATTTGGCCGCATGTTATCATTAGTTTAGAGATGTATTCAAAACAGCTACATCAGTACGTCGAGCAGAAAACGATCTCCTACATTTCAAACAAAGCATCAAagttgcaatgttaaagaaaacaacagtacTGTTAAAAAGCATTCCTGGTTACCTTTCACATGGCGAGAAGTCGATGAGGGACACACCCTGATGGCTGAACCTCTGAATCTGCTTGAACTTCTCGCCGCCCCACAACGCAATACCACGCTGGTGGAAGGTGGCCAGATAGGTGCCTTTAGGAGACCAGCGCACGTACGTCTCGGTCCAGCGCTGCATTGAGACACAAAAGATGTTATAAGTCGAACAAGCAAACCACAGCGGGTTAATTACATTAATATGACCCTGCGTTTCAGTGTGATTGGCGACTTACGGCTCTCTCTTCTGATATGATTGGGTCCTTGGCATCGTTATTGAAAATGGCCGTCCTCTCTCCAGCTTCATAGATCACACTGTACTGGTCACGACAGTCGGAGTCCTCGATCCAGTGGCGCATATTTCCCtgaacaggcagacacacagagtcagtgGAGCCAACAGGATTTTAGGTGTTTTTTAATGTCGATATTGAGATAATTAAAAATGCTCACAAAGTCTTTGAAAGGCTGCTTCTCTGGAGTTTCCCACTCATCACTGATGTTCATGTACCTGTAAAAAAAGAGTTAACAGAATTCATTTACGTGTCTCAAATATAACTACTGCCACAGCTGCTGCATTTCTCATCAGACACTGCAAACTTACTTGTCAAAGTCTGTGAAGAGGTTGACCCTGAATGTATGTTGTTTGTCGAGTTTGTACCCATCTGCATTCTTGACTGCCTCGAGGGCCTGGGTAGGAGCTGCATACTCCAAAAAGATGTACCTGCATGAGACAGAAGTCTATTTTTAACATCAAATTCAGCATCTATGGAGATTACTGAAATAAAGCAGAGAGCAAGACACATACCCTTTGGTCGCACCGTCAGCCTCTGGGTAGAACTCAGTGGTGATCTTGCCAAACTTGGAGAAAATCTTGTGTATGACGTTCTTGAGTTTGTCCAATCGCTCTGGGCCCACCTGAGGGACGTtgtccaccaccaccactgagTCTATACCGTCAGCCTCCTGGGGCTTCTCCCTCAGGATGTCACCAAGGAGctctgaagagaaaaaagagaaaggcgAGAGGATTATGGAGGGAAACCATAACCTAAGTCACTTATCAGTCTGGGGCAGCTGTGCGAGTCTCAATTCAAACCGAAATGAGACGCGTGATTAACAGATGAATTTTTATTGAAGATTATGCCGACTGTGGAGAGTGGCAGAGTGAAATGCAAACAGGAAACatggggagagaaaagagagggtaCATGCTGTAAAGGTCAGCTGGACTTCAACCAAGTATGTGGCAGGTGTATATGAGCCTTTACTAACCGTCCCTGGGTCACGTATCAAGTGCAGTTTTCagacatatatatacagtagCCCCCATCGGCAGTATTGTTGATACACTATGAAAAGAGCAATAGCCTGAATTTTCTAGTGTTTAAAAAGTTCACTAACATTACACTGTCAGATTATCAGGTACCCCTCATTGGAGCAAATGCAATCTAAAGATTTAGAGAACCATTAACACAACTTTATGGTTTTGAATTGGATATTAGATTGTTTATGGTGCTGTTGCATTGCATTGATCCATCATGAGAGGTGTCTTTAATGTGGAGACTGCCTCCACTGGTATACAAAGGGTGAACCTCATATTAAAACCTACTCTCAGTGACGCAATGCAGGTCAACATCACTACAAACTACAGCCTCCAAAATGACTGAACAGTTAAACGAACTCATCTCTTGCACAATGTGACCATAATGCACTGCACATAGGGACGTTTTAATGAGGTGCTGTTGTATGAGACCATTCAGTTCAGCTTGGTGACTTGATGTACTTGCAGCAGGGCAATCCTAATAAAAGGGGGCTTTCAATGATCAAACAGATATCATTTCTTCACGTTATATTTGCAGACCTGATGGGCTTTATGGACCAGACTCACCTCAGCGGGATCGACGTTAAAGTTAGCTTAGATTTTATTAACAGCTGCTTCGTGCGAAACCACAGATTGTGCGACCACAGCAGTGGTTTTGACATCAACTATCCATTCAAACGGCAACAATAAAACGTTCACCATTAGTCAGCTTCTCCTACTGATGATGCGGTTTTAATGTTCCTGCTGACAGCGACAAGgccacagtcagtcagtcagtcggtGTCTGGGGTCTGGGTGAGGCTCCAACGGGCGTCAAACGACAATGTGATAGTATCGGCTAATGTTAACGGTTTTTAGGGATACGTTAACGGAAAAATGgcagtgtgtctgttttgtaATCCGACTTTAACATTTAGACATTGATGtccaggaggaaaaaaagtggCCGGCTAGCTTTGTAGCATCTGTAGTACCACCGCCGTTAAGCCCACGGGTAGCTcttagctagctgttagcaacAGGCCGGAGAACCGGCCTTTTTCCTGCCGCCTCTTACCATCATCGTCGATGTCATCTTCGAAGTCCTCCGGGTCGCTGAAAGAGGGCTCCTCCTCTTCATACTCGGGGTCGTCCACCATATCCACCGTTTCTTGCATTTAACAGGACTAAGAGTCGGATTTCTCGCTACAGGAGAGCAAAATCCCAAAAATTAAGAGGCTGACGGTCGTCCGCCGGTGGGGCACCATGTGCGATTATGTGAAAATGGACGATGTGACGGAAACGCAACACCGGAACTTGTTCGGCGGCAGTGAGGCGCTGCGGGGGAAGGCTAAAGCTGTAACACATCGGGACCGGCGCTACGTAGCACCAGCAGGGTGTGAGTAACCCTATCCGTGTGTTTGATGATCGGTAAAAAAGTGCAGGCGTCCTTGTTATGACTCTCAAATGTTACACTGAGAGAAGAAAGAACAGGGAAGCAACGCGCCGGTAGATCCGAACTGTTTCCCGCGAGAATGCACGTTTAGCTAAACTACAAGGAAAAACTACATTTTGCTCTTTTAGCTAGCAGTAGCACAACTTCGCTCCTAGCTGTATTTCCAAACACGTGAGTCGGTGTTAGCTATGTGTGCTTTTATTCCAACGATAGCTGTAAAGTTATCACAGTGAGCTGTCTACTGAAATGTATGCTGACGgctcattaacacacacacacgttagcaccatggacagagagtgtgtgtcgCTGCTGCCCGCTGTGTGTGAGGTGCTGGCGGGCTCAGGGAGGTCTCTGCCCGATGACACCAGCCTGGAGAAACTGTTGGACTGGTTCACAGGGCTCACCAAGAATGGTCAGTACCGAACTGTGTGGGAGAGTATGGTTTGGTTATCTGTCATTCTTCTGCTCTTACTGGTTCCCAGTTCCCTCTCTGACCTCTCCatactctcctctctctgtggaTAACTGTCACTGGATGTTAGTTGGGTAAACTGGGGACAATTAAAGGggcgctatgtagttttggggaagacattttaatcagaagagaaagacagaaacaaactaCACTAACAGgctcgttttcatgactgaatcaaCACCGTTTCAaacttttttgctttgtttacatgtggcggaccctgccacctttccagcttcaatcagtgttctggggaacttattttcctctgtcaACAGCTCGTTATGGAAAAGATggatatttctgtgtttgtgttattaccttatcaatattgtcaatattaaaatccttaaatacaatttcttctccaaaactacatagtgcccctttaagtcaaGGTGTCCCTCCTCCACACTCAGGTAACTGGATGGATACAAGTGAACTCAGACCGTGAGCGGCCCCAAAGTATAAACATTTGGAGTAGTTTGATTACTTGCCACTTTTGGGGGGAATAAGCACCACTAACATGCACTCAAAATAAAGGTGCGTTATCTAagaatttcattttaaaactgaaataatcaGCAAAATGTGAGGAAATATCTGTTTTGATGTGACGACGAGGACGTATTGTGCTGCCTAGATATTTActgaagtaagcatgctaaccagctagcctcagccAGTCTTTTCTCATTGCATGACTCCAGGCTCCAAGTCTGCattgctagctgcatggctaactgagctgacagcagctaCATTAACAGCAGTTTACAATTTCTGGTGATAGGCTGCCCCCAATTTACTACAGTATGAATTCGAGAGGTGGACACTTTTTAACTGATATTCCAACATTTGTAGGCTTTAATGcgataaaaaaaattagaaatatCCATAAAAGGACTTGGTAGCTGGACGATAAAATCAAATTCACAACATTTTAAGGGCCCTGTGTGTCTTTTGATTGGTAGGGTTTATTACAGCCGTGCATTGGTTGATTTGTAGCTCTGTCTCATGTCCATCTTCTCTCCTGATGAAGGGGGATCTCTGCTGGAGGCCTGCCCGTGCCTGCTGGACTTCATATCCGCTGTGGTTTCCAACACAGCTTCAGACCCCGGCGTCCTCTCCTTCACCCTCAAACTCACTGGCTTAGTGGCTGCCACTGAGAAGGGCTTCAAAATGCTTCAGGTAGAGTTAATTACACTTTCTGCTTTCACTGAATAGTTACTGATGAGGTCTGACTGTGGTGATGTTGTACTCTCTGCAGGAAAGCTCTCTTCTGGACCTGGTCTTCAACCTTCAGCGCTGGCAGGAAGCAGGACTCTGGGAGGATCCCTGTTTAAGGATTGGCTGGATCCAAGGCTTAAATAACCTGCTGCTGCACCCAAAGGCTCTCAGCTTCTTTGTACAATCAGGTGACACTTCACTTCACGACATCTCTCCTGATGTTCTGTTTATTATAAAAACTAATTTGATTAGAAGGTGGCGGGTGAAATTTAGGAACAAAGGCTGAGAATTGTACCTCTCTGAACCTGAAATCCCTTTTCCTAACTTTGCAGATTTCATCGAACCGCTCCTTCAACTCCAGACAGACGCAAGTCTATTTGTTGCCTCAGCTGCCAATCAATTGCTCGCCCACATCCTGATCTTCTTCCAgccagtctcctctgcaggatGTAATGGTCTAGATAAGAAGGAAGAAGATGACGGGAGGTCACAGACCTCCATCCACACAGCTGTTGTCCTGACGATCTCACAGTATCTTAAGGAGTCACTTGttcccaaagaaaacaaacagct from Sparus aurata chromosome 1, fSpaAur1.1, whole genome shotgun sequence encodes the following:
- the eif3ba gene encoding eukaryotic translation initiation factor 3, subunit Ba gives rise to the protein MQETVDMVDDPEYEEEEPSFSDPEDFEDDIDDDELLGDILREKPQEADGIDSVVVVDNVPQVGPERLDKLKNVIHKIFSKFGKITTEFYPEADGATKGYIFLEYAAPTQALEAVKNADGYKLDKQHTFRVNLFTDFDKYMNISDEWETPEKQPFKDFGNMRHWIEDSDCRDQYSVIYEAGERTAIFNNDAKDPIISEERARWTETYVRWSPKGTYLATFHQRGIALWGGEKFKQIQRFSHQGVSLIDFSPCERYVVTFSPLLDTKEDPQAIIIWDILTGQKKRGFHCESSAHWPIFKWSHDGKFFARMTTDTLSIYETPSMGLLDKKSLKITGIKDFSWSPGDNIIAFWVPEDKDIPARVTLMQMPSRQEIRVRNLFNVVDCKLHWQRNGDYLCVKVDRTPKGTQGVVTNFEIFRMREKQVPVDVVEMKEGIIAFAWEPNGSKFAVLHGEVPRISVSFYHVKNNGKIELIKMFDKQQANSIFWSPQGQFLVLAGLRSMNGALAFVDTSDCTMMNIAEHYMASDVEWDPTGRYVVTSVSWWSHKVDNAYWLWTFQGRLLQKNNKDRFCQLLWRPRPPTLLSADEIKMIKKDLKKYSKIFEQKDRLSQSKASKELVDKRRSMMEDYRRYREQAQETHLEQKSIRLELRGGVDTDELDSNVDDWEEETIEFFINEEIIPLGDL